A genomic stretch from Bradyrhizobium sp. 195 includes:
- a CDS encoding Hsp20 family protein: MRSYDLTPFYRSTVGFDRLFSLLDQAGSDGSPGYPPYNIERTGENAYRITVAVSGFARDELSIVAKENTLTIKGEKVANENSKSEVLYRGIAARAFERAFQLADFVQVKDASLENGLLHVDLVREIPEAKKPRQIAINTGAPKAQVIENSAAQAA; the protein is encoded by the coding sequence ATGCGTAGCTACGATCTCACTCCGTTCTATCGTTCCACCGTCGGCTTCGACCGCCTCTTCAGCCTGCTCGACCAGGCCGGTTCGGACGGCAGCCCCGGTTATCCCCCCTACAACATCGAGCGTACCGGCGAGAACGCCTACCGCATCACCGTTGCGGTCTCGGGGTTCGCCAGGGATGAGCTCTCCATCGTCGCGAAGGAAAATACGCTGACGATCAAGGGCGAGAAGGTCGCCAACGAGAACTCGAAGTCCGAAGTGCTCTACCGCGGCATCGCCGCGCGTGCTTTCGAGCGCGCCTTCCAGCTCGCCGACTTCGTGCAGGTGAAGGACGCCTCGCTCGAGAACGGGTTGCTTCACGTCGATCTCGTCCGCGAGATTCCCGAGGCGAAGAAACCCCGCCAGATTGCGATCAACACCGGCGCACCGAAGGCGCAGGTGATCGAGAACTCGGCCGCCCAAGCCGCCTAA
- a CDS encoding alpha/beta fold hydrolase, with translation MTLVSIPSNPVPENVVSGTIKTPDGAELRFARWAPPAGRKGTVCVFTGRSEQIEKYFETVRDLRDRGFAVAMIDWRGQGHSSRRLRDPRKGYVRDFSDFEVDVEAFVQQVVLPDCPPPFFALAHSMGGTVMLRVAHAGKRWFDRMVLSAPMIDLPGRTTSFPVRALLKTMRLLGQGGRYVPGGSDRLTGLDPFINNPVTSDPVRYARNAAILEEDPTLGLASPTVAWADTAFRAMNTFKGVNYPSQIRQPILMLAASNDAVVSTAAIEEFAYHLRAGSHLVIAGAKHEILQEQDRYRFQFWAAFDAFVPGTPLFK, from the coding sequence ATGACGCTGGTCTCGATCCCGTCCAATCCCGTTCCCGAAAACGTCGTCAGCGGCACCATCAAGACGCCCGATGGCGCCGAGCTGCGCTTTGCGCGCTGGGCGCCGCCGGCGGGCCGCAAGGGCACCGTCTGCGTCTTCACCGGACGCAGCGAGCAGATCGAGAAATATTTCGAGACCGTGCGCGATCTGCGCGACCGCGGCTTTGCGGTGGCGATGATCGACTGGCGCGGGCAGGGCCATTCCTCGCGCCGCCTGCGCGATCCGCGCAAGGGCTATGTGCGCGATTTCTCCGATTTCGAGGTCGACGTCGAGGCCTTCGTGCAGCAGGTGGTGCTGCCGGATTGCCCGCCACCGTTCTTCGCACTGGCCCACTCCATGGGCGGCACGGTGATGCTGCGGGTGGCGCATGCGGGCAAGCGCTGGTTCGACCGTATGGTGCTGTCGGCGCCGATGATCGACCTGCCCGGCCGCACCACCTCGTTTCCGGTGCGTGCATTGCTGAAGACGATGCGTCTGCTCGGGCAGGGCGGCCGTTACGTCCCCGGGGGCAGCGACCGGCTCACCGGGCTCGATCCCTTCATCAACAATCCCGTGACCAGCGATCCGGTGCGCTATGCACGCAATGCCGCGATCCTGGAGGAGGATCCGACGCTCGGGCTGGCGTCACCGACCGTGGCCTGGGCCGATACCGCGTTCCGCGCGATGAATACGTTCAAGGGCGTGAACTACCCCTCGCAGATCCGCCAACCGATCCTGATGCTGGCGGCCTCCAACGACGCCGTGGTCTCCACCGCGGCGATCGAGGAATTCGCCTATCACTTGCGCGCCGGCTCCCATCTAGTGATCGCCGGCGCCAAGCACGAGATCCTCCAGGAACAGGATCGCTACCGCTTCCAGTTCTGGGCCGCCTTCGACGCCTTCGTGCCGGGCACGCCGCTGTTCAAGTGA